Proteins encoded in a region of the Anaerolineae bacterium genome:
- the lexA gene encoding transcriptional repressor LexA: MKISDKQREMLAFIENFVDENGYPPTYEEIRAGLNISSKSLVNYHLDVLENAALLTRSPNTPRGIRLAGENETVQVPLMGLIAAGPPTDFIEEDNREAIELTYDIVPNRNDLYALKVKGDSMIDALVHDGDIVIMQHQVQAENGEMVAVRLIDQNQTTLKRFYRENGHVRLQPANPNMAAMFVKPEAVAVQGKVVAIIRQVE; encoded by the coding sequence TATTGAAAACTTTGTTGACGAAAATGGCTACCCGCCTACCTACGAGGAGATTCGGGCGGGGCTGAATATCAGTTCCAAATCATTGGTCAATTACCATTTAGACGTGCTGGAAAACGCGGCCCTGTTAACTCGCTCGCCCAATACGCCGCGGGGAATCCGGTTGGCCGGTGAAAATGAAACTGTCCAGGTGCCGTTGATGGGCCTCATCGCCGCCGGCCCGCCCACCGATTTTATAGAGGAAGACAATCGGGAAGCCATTGAGCTAACCTACGATATTGTGCCTAACCGAAACGATCTTTACGCCCTCAAAGTCAAAGGCGACTCGATGATTGACGCGCTTGTTCACGATGGCGATATTGTGATCATGCAGCATCAGGTTCAGGCTGAAAACGGCGAAATGGTCGCTGTTCGCCTGATTGACCAGAACCAAACCACGCTCAAACGATTTTACCGTGAGAACGGCCATGTGCGCTTGCAGCCGGCCAATCCCAATATGGCGGCGATGTTTGTTAAGCCCGAGGCGGTGGCTGTTCAGGGCAAGGTGGTGGCCATTATTCGACAGGTGGAATAA